A genome region from Labrus mixtus chromosome 9, fLabMix1.1, whole genome shotgun sequence includes the following:
- the bud23 gene encoding probable 18S rRNA (guanine-N(7))-methyltransferase — MASSCRRPEHTAPPEVFYNEAEAKKYSQNSRMIEIQTQMSERAVELLNLPEGKPCFLLDVGCGSGLSGDFLSEEGHYWVGVDISTAMLDVALDRDVEGDLLVGDMGQGMPFRPGTFDGCISISALQWLCNADKRTHSPPKRLYTFFSTLYSCLSRGSRAVFQLYPENSEQLELITTQAMRAGFGGGMVVDYPNSSKAKKFFLCLFAGVTGVLPKGLGAETSDRAVANQVQFSKQRCRFKNMKGKSVKKGKDWIVEKKERRRRQGKEVRADTKYTGRQRKPHF, encoded by the exons CTCTCGGATGATTGAGATCCAGACTCAGATGTCAGAGAGAGCTGTAGAGCTCTTGAACCTGCCAGAGGGGAAGCCATGCTTCCTGTTGGATGTGGG GTGTGGCTCTGGCCTCAGTGGAGACTTCCTGTCAGAAGAGGGACACTACTGGGTGGGAGTCGACATCAGCACTGCAATGCTCG ATGTTGCTCTGGACAGAGACGTAGAAGGAGACCTCTTAGTGGGGGATATGGGCCAGGGGATGCCTTTCCGACCTGGCACCTTTGATGGTTGCATCAG TATCTCTGCCCTGCAGTGGCTCTGTAACGCTGACAAGAGAACACACAGTCCTCCAAAGAGACTCTACACCTTCTTTAGCACTCTTTACTCCTGCCTG tcACGAGGCTCAAGGGCAGTTTTTCAACTTTACCCAGAAAACTCAGAACAG CTCGAGTTGATCACGACGCAGGCCATGAGGGCAGGCTTCGGTGGAGGAATGGTGGTGGATTACCCAAACAGCAGCAAGGCTAAAAA gttctttctctgtctgtttgctgGAGTCACAGGAGTCCTTCCCAAA GGTTTGGGTGCAGAGACATCAGACAGAGCTGTTGCTAACCAGGTCCAGTTTTCAAAACAAAG ATGCCGCTTCAAGAACATGAAGGGCAAATCAGTGAAGAAGGGAAAAGACTGGATCGttgagaagaaggagaggagaagaagacaaGGAAA GGAGGTTCGAGCTGACACAAAATACACTGGACGTCAGAGAAAACCTCATTTCTAG